In one window of Dyella thiooxydans DNA:
- a CDS encoding NUDIX hydrolase: MPKPIRIVVAVIRDETGRVLLVRKRGATVFQQPGGKRDPGDADDVATLARELREELGVALVADSVRHLWRASAPAANEPGYVVEGEVYAVAVRGAPAACAEIEALCWVDPADPGAVPIARLSREHILSRL; encoded by the coding sequence GTGCCGAAGCCGATCCGCATCGTCGTGGCGGTGATCCGCGACGAGACGGGGCGCGTGCTGCTGGTGCGCAAGCGCGGTGCCACGGTGTTCCAGCAACCCGGCGGCAAGCGCGACCCGGGCGACGCCGACGATGTCGCCACGCTGGCGCGCGAGCTGCGCGAGGAACTGGGCGTGGCGCTGGTGGCCGATTCCGTACGTCACCTGTGGCGCGCCAGTGCGCCGGCGGCGAACGAGCCCGGATACGTGGTCGAGGGCGAGGTCTACGCGGTGGCGGTGCGGGGTGCTCCCGCCGCGTGCGCCGAGATCGAGGCGCTGTGCTGGGTCGATCCGGCGGACCCGGGCGCTGTGCCGATCGCCCGGCTGAGTCGCGAGCACATCCTGTCGCGTCTCTGA
- a CDS encoding phosphodiester glycosidase family protein produces the protein MLRLFSSLPRSRRWPALLGAAALLPLLAACTSRARAVDSSEREFEGQRFHVVTIDLTRQTLSLHWRDPDSGIAYGSIGNLQQWGEQHGRHLLFAANAGIYDRKNAPLGLFVEDGRTLVPLNLAHGNPAAGNFSLRPNGVFAVYPDGHAAVRTSEAFKADGKPVTLATQSGPMLVIDGQLNPQFEDESASVKWRSGVCAATPRKVVFAVSETPVNFHTFARLFRDGLGCRDALYLDGTISQMYVDGEGYSGAPAFMLKPYAGIFAVFDKP, from the coding sequence ATGCTGCGCCTGTTTTCCTCCCTGCCCCGTTCCCGCCGCTGGCCCGCCCTGCTCGGCGCTGCCGCGCTGCTGCCGCTGCTGGCCGCCTGCACGTCCCGCGCCCGCGCCGTGGACAGCAGCGAGCGCGAGTTCGAGGGCCAGCGCTTCCACGTGGTGACCATCGACCTCACCCGCCAGACGCTCTCGCTGCACTGGCGCGACCCGGACAGCGGCATCGCCTACGGCAGCATCGGCAACCTGCAGCAATGGGGCGAGCAACACGGCCGGCATCTGCTGTTCGCCGCCAACGCGGGCATCTACGACCGGAAGAATGCACCGCTCGGGCTGTTCGTCGAGGACGGCCGCACCCTGGTACCGCTGAACCTGGCACACGGCAACCCGGCCGCCGGCAACTTCTCGCTGCGCCCCAACGGCGTGTTCGCGGTGTATCCGGACGGCCACGCCGCCGTGCGCACCAGCGAGGCGTTCAAGGCGGACGGCAAGCCGGTGACGCTGGCCACCCAGTCGGGCCCGATGCTGGTGATCGACGGCCAGCTCAACCCGCAGTTCGAGGACGAGTCGGCGAGCGTAAAGTGGCGCAGCGGTGTGTGCGCGGCCACGCCGCGCAAGGTGGTGTTCGCGGTCAGCGAGACCCCGGTGAACTTCCACACCTTCGCGCGCCTGTTCCGCGACGGCCTGGGCTGCCGCGACGCGCTCTACCTGGACGGCACCATCTCGCAGATGTACGTGGACGGCGAAGGCTACAGCGGCGCGCCGGCCTTCATGCTCAAGCCCTACGCGGGCATCTTCGCGGTATTCGACAAACCATGA
- a CDS encoding YciI family protein, with protein sequence MRCMVMVRATDESESETQAMPSAEIMAAMNRFNEELVQAGVMLAGEGLKPSRDGKRVRFASGRQQVVDGPFAETRELIAGFWLWQVRSMDEALEWARRCPAPFVGECEIEIRPLYEEADFAEVMSPELRESEARLRGQIADRAR encoded by the coding sequence ATGCGATGCATGGTGATGGTGCGAGCCACCGACGAGTCCGAAAGCGAGACGCAGGCGATGCCGAGCGCCGAGATCATGGCGGCGATGAACCGCTTCAACGAGGAACTGGTGCAGGCCGGCGTGATGCTGGCCGGCGAGGGGCTCAAGCCCAGCCGCGACGGCAAGCGCGTGCGTTTCGCAAGTGGCCGGCAGCAGGTGGTCGACGGTCCGTTTGCCGAGACCCGCGAGCTGATTGCCGGCTTCTGGCTGTGGCAGGTGCGTTCGATGGACGAGGCACTGGAGTGGGCGCGGCGCTGCCCGGCCCCGTTCGTGGGCGAGTGCGAGATCGAGATCCGCCCGCTGTACGAGGAGGCCGACTTCGCCGAAGTCATGTCGCCCGAACTGCGCGAGTCCGAGGCCCGGTTGCGCGGGCAGATCGCCGACCGGGCGCGCTGA
- a CDS encoding penicillin acylase family protein, with translation MTTPPRRRWLRRSLFALALLLFAAVVATWSLLALGRARLDGQVAASGLTAPVTVTRDALGTATFDGRSRDDISYAMGYVHAQERYFDMDLMRRLPAGELSALVGPAALKTDEAHRRLRLRAVVEQAYAQLPPDQRHMLDRYRDGVNAGLAALKTRPWEYFLLGTKPQPWRSEDSLLVIAAMYLDLNSDGRNTRELRIAQMRAVLPAPLVDFLLAPDPTWEAPLAGPLSPAPVVPDAATFSLRGTAPAAGHDLAAVLAPALDDARPGSNNFAVAGTLTGTGAAMLANDMHLGLRVPNLWFRARLRYPDSTAPNGTRDASGVTLPGTPALVVGSNGQVAWGFTNSYGDWEDWVRVQRDPADSTRYRTPDGWATIATHRETIQVKGAPDHVITVQDTRWGPITATDTDGTPLALAWTGDRPRGYNLALMQIERATDVDQALDLAPTLGMPAQNLLAADSQGHIGWTIASNSIPLRHGFDPQIPADWSQPGTGWTGWAAASQYPRIENPPGGRLWTANNRTVGGDWLALLGNGGHDLGARAQGIRDDLRAHATFSPGDLLDIQLDDRSVLLGRWQHLLQQTLADATDPSLVQLRELTRHWRGRADVDSVDYRLVRAFREQVHQAVLAPFAARVQARFPDFTWPGLGDPEAAVWALVRQQPKHLLDPRYADWHALLLASATQVVDTLGKPSGGLAARTWGERNRAAVNHPLARALPGWMARFINMPDQPVPGDSNMPRVAAPGFGASERLDVSPGHEDRGLFHMPGGQSDNPLSPFFGAGHEDWVHGRPTPLLPGPVRHTLTLEPTAG, from the coding sequence ATGACGACTCCTCCCCGCCGGCGCTGGCTGCGCCGCAGCCTGTTCGCGCTCGCCCTGCTGCTGTTCGCCGCCGTCGTCGCCACCTGGAGCCTGCTGGCACTGGGCCGCGCCCGGCTGGATGGCCAGGTCGCCGCGAGCGGACTGACCGCCCCGGTCACGGTGACGCGCGATGCGCTGGGCACCGCCACCTTCGACGGCAGGAGCCGCGACGACATCAGCTATGCGATGGGCTACGTGCATGCGCAGGAGCGCTACTTCGACATGGACCTGATGCGCCGGCTGCCGGCCGGCGAGCTGTCGGCGCTGGTCGGCCCGGCGGCACTGAAGACCGACGAAGCGCACCGCCGCCTGCGCCTGCGCGCCGTGGTCGAACAGGCCTACGCGCAGCTGCCGCCCGACCAGCGGCACATGCTCGACCGCTACCGCGATGGCGTGAACGCCGGGCTGGCGGCACTGAAGACCCGTCCCTGGGAGTACTTCCTACTCGGCACGAAGCCGCAACCGTGGCGCTCCGAGGACAGCCTGCTGGTGATCGCCGCGATGTACCTGGACCTCAACAGCGACGGCCGCAACACCCGCGAACTGCGCATCGCGCAGATGCGGGCGGTGCTGCCGGCGCCGCTGGTCGATTTCCTGCTCGCGCCGGACCCGACCTGGGAGGCGCCGCTGGCCGGCCCGCTCTCGCCCGCACCGGTGGTGCCGGATGCGGCCACCTTCAGCCTGCGCGGCACGGCGCCAGCGGCCGGCCACGACCTCGCCGCCGTGCTCGCGCCGGCGCTGGACGATGCCCGCCCCGGCAGCAACAACTTCGCCGTGGCCGGCACGCTCACCGGCACCGGTGCGGCGATGCTGGCCAACGACATGCACTTGGGCCTGCGCGTGCCCAACCTGTGGTTCCGCGCGCGCCTGCGCTACCCCGACTCGACCGCGCCGAACGGCACCCGCGACGCCAGCGGCGTCACCCTGCCGGGCACGCCGGCGCTGGTGGTCGGCTCCAACGGCCAGGTCGCCTGGGGCTTCACCAACAGCTACGGCGACTGGGAGGACTGGGTGCGCGTGCAGCGCGACCCGGCCGATTCCACGCGTTACCGCACGCCGGACGGCTGGGCGACGATCGCCACCCACCGCGAGACGATCCAGGTGAAGGGCGCGCCCGATCACGTGATCACCGTCCAGGACACCCGCTGGGGTCCGATCACCGCGACCGACACCGACGGCACCCCGCTGGCGCTGGCCTGGACCGGCGATCGCCCGCGCGGCTACAACCTCGCGCTGATGCAGATCGAGCGCGCCACCGACGTGGACCAGGCACTCGATCTCGCCCCTACCTTGGGCATGCCGGCGCAGAACCTGCTGGCCGCGGACAGCCAGGGCCACATCGGCTGGACCATCGCCAGCAACAGCATCCCGCTGCGCCACGGCTTCGACCCGCAGATCCCCGCCGACTGGTCGCAGCCTGGCACCGGCTGGACCGGCTGGGCGGCAGCGTCGCAATACCCGCGCATCGAGAATCCGCCCGGCGGCCGGCTGTGGACCGCCAACAACCGCACGGTAGGCGGCGACTGGCTGGCCCTGCTCGGCAACGGCGGCCACGATCTCGGCGCCCGCGCGCAAGGCATCCGCGACGACCTGCGCGCCCACGCGACGTTCTCGCCCGGCGACCTGCTGGACATCCAGCTGGACGACCGCAGCGTGCTGCTCGGCCGCTGGCAGCACCTGCTGCAGCAGACCCTGGCCGATGCCACCGATCCGTCGCTGGTGCAGCTCCGTGAACTGACCCGCCACTGGCGCGGTCGTGCCGACGTCGACAGCGTCGATTACCGGCTGGTGCGCGCGTTCCGCGAGCAGGTGCACCAGGCGGTGCTGGCGCCGTTCGCCGCCCGCGTGCAGGCACGCTTCCCCGACTTCACCTGGCCGGGCCTCGGCGACCCGGAAGCGGCCGTGTGGGCGCTGGTGCGGCAGCAGCCGAAGCACCTGCTCGACCCGCGCTACGCCGACTGGCACGCCCTGCTGCTCGCGTCTGCGACGCAGGTGGTCGACACCCTCGGCAAGCCATCCGGCGGCCTCGCCGCGCGCACCTGGGGCGAGCGCAACCGCGCGGCGGTGAACCATCCGCTGGCCCGCGCCCTGCCCGGCTGGATGGCCCGTTTCATCAACATGCCCGACCAGCCGGTACCCGGCGACAGCAACATGCCGCGCGTGGCCGCGCCGGGCTTCGGTGCCTCCGAGCGGCTGGACGTCTCGCCCGGCCACGAGGACCGCGGCCTCTTCCACATGCCCGGCGGGCAGAGCGACAACCCGCTGTCGCCGTTCTTCGGCGCCGGCCACGAGGACTGGGTGCACGGACGGCCGACCCCGCTGCTGCCGGGGCCGGTCCGGCACACGCTGACGCTGGAGCCGACCGCCGGGTGA
- a CDS encoding NUDIX hydrolase: MPYCPIVATLGYVLSPDRRRVLMIHRNARPDDQHLGKYNGLGGKMEPGEDIAACMRREIHEEAGIECTSMHLRGTLNWPGFGKQGEDWLGFIFIIDGYTGTPLETNPEGTLEWVERERLMELPMWEGDRHFLPLVFDEDPRPFHGVMPYKGGRMQSWSYSRL, from the coding sequence ATGCCTTACTGCCCCATCGTCGCCACGCTCGGATACGTGCTCTCGCCGGATCGCCGGCGCGTGCTGATGATCCACCGCAACGCCCGCCCCGATGACCAGCACCTGGGCAAGTACAACGGCCTGGGCGGCAAGATGGAACCGGGCGAGGACATCGCCGCCTGCATGCGCCGCGAGATCCACGAGGAGGCCGGCATCGAGTGCACCTCGATGCACCTGCGCGGCACGCTCAACTGGCCCGGCTTCGGCAAGCAGGGCGAGGACTGGCTGGGCTTCATCTTCATCATCGACGGCTACACCGGCACGCCGCTGGAGACCAATCCGGAAGGCACGCTGGAATGGGTCGAGCGCGAGCGGCTGATGGAGCTGCCGATGTGGGAGGGCGACCGCCACTTCCTGCCGCTGGTGTTCGACGAGGACCCGCGACCGTTCCATGGCGTGATGCCGTACAAGGGCGGGCGCATGCAGTCCTGGTCGTACAGCCGGCTGTGA
- a CDS encoding DUF3224 domain-containing protein: MQANGTFEVTRESQPLAATSAPANLGRHTLDKRFDGDLQAHSVGEMLSAGGEVAGSAGYVAMERVTGRLDGREGSFVLQHSGTMDRGAATLTVHVVPDTGTGELAGLAGSMTIRIASGRHEYTFDYTLG, translated from the coding sequence ATGCAGGCGAACGGTACATTCGAGGTCACGCGGGAATCGCAGCCACTGGCAGCGACCAGCGCGCCGGCCAACCTGGGGCGGCACACGCTCGACAAGCGCTTCGATGGCGATCTGCAGGCACACAGCGTGGGCGAGATGCTCTCCGCCGGTGGCGAGGTCGCCGGTTCGGCGGGCTATGTCGCGATGGAGCGGGTGACCGGGCGGCTCGACGGCCGCGAAGGCAGCTTCGTGCTGCAGCACAGCGGCACGATGGATCGCGGCGCCGCCACGTTGACCGTGCACGTGGTACCGGACACCGGTACCGGCGAGCTGGCCGGCCTGGCTGGCAGCATGACGATCCGCATCGCCTCGGGGCGGCACGAGTACACGTTCGACTACACCCTCGGCTGA
- a CDS encoding RNA polymerase sigma factor, with product METAELHRRIDAVWRLEAPKLIGALVRVVRDIDLAEELAQDALVSALERWPDSGIPDNPGAWLMTTARNRGIDLLRHRQLAERKHAMLGGDPDFEPHVMPDFDALDDDIGDDRLRLIFTACHPVLPHEARIALTLRLLGGLTTAEIARAFLQPEPTVAQRIVRAKRTLAEKRVPYDMPRGEERGERLASVLGVIYLIFNEGYAATAGEDWMRPALCEEALRLGRMLAALEQDEPEVLGLLALMELQASRTHARVDASGRPVLLDRQDRTRWDRLAIARGQALLARAIRHPDGAGPHTLQAAIAACHAGAPTAAATDWPRIAALYALLLQVAPSPVIELNRAVAVSRAEGPAAGLVLVEAIADAPALSRYAPLPAVRGDLLEQLGRRDEARSEFRRAAELTTNAGEREVMLARAAALDIPAG from the coding sequence ATGGAAACGGCCGAACTGCATCGCCGCATCGATGCCGTATGGCGACTGGAGGCACCGAAGCTGATCGGCGCCCTGGTGCGCGTGGTGCGGGACATCGACCTGGCCGAGGAACTGGCCCAGGACGCCCTGGTCAGCGCGCTCGAGCGCTGGCCGGACAGCGGCATCCCGGACAACCCCGGCGCCTGGTTGATGACCACCGCGCGCAATCGCGGCATCGACCTGCTGCGCCATCGCCAGCTGGCCGAGCGCAAGCACGCGATGCTCGGCGGCGATCCGGACTTTGAGCCGCACGTGATGCCCGATTTCGACGCCCTCGACGACGACATCGGCGACGACCGCCTGCGGCTGATCTTCACCGCCTGCCATCCGGTGCTGCCGCACGAGGCGCGCATCGCGCTGACCCTGCGCCTGCTCGGCGGCCTCACCACCGCCGAGATCGCCCGCGCCTTCCTGCAGCCCGAGCCCACCGTGGCGCAGCGCATCGTACGCGCCAAGCGCACGCTGGCCGAGAAGCGGGTGCCCTACGACATGCCGCGCGGCGAGGAACGCGGCGAACGGCTGGCCAGCGTGCTCGGTGTGATCTATCTCATCTTCAACGAAGGCTACGCCGCCACCGCCGGCGAGGACTGGATGCGGCCGGCCCTGTGCGAGGAGGCGCTGCGGCTGGGGCGCATGCTCGCCGCGCTGGAGCAGGACGAGCCGGAAGTGCTCGGCCTGCTGGCGCTGATGGAGCTGCAGGCGTCGCGCACCCACGCGCGGGTCGATGCGAGCGGGCGGCCGGTGCTGCTGGACCGGCAGGACCGCACCCGCTGGGACCGGCTGGCGATCGCCCGCGGCCAGGCGCTGCTCGCCCGCGCCATCCGCCATCCCGACGGTGCCGGCCCGCACACGCTGCAGGCGGCGATCGCCGCCTGCCACGCCGGTGCACCGACCGCCGCGGCCACCGACTGGCCACGTATCGCCGCCCTCTATGCCCTGTTGCTGCAGGTCGCCCCCTCGCCGGTGATCGAACTCAACCGCGCGGTGGCGGTATCGCGTGCCGAAGGGCCCGCGGCGGGACTGGTACTGGTCGAGGCGATCGCCGACGCACCGGCACTGTCCCGCTACGCACCGCTGCCGGCCGTGCGTGGCGACCTGCTGGAGCAACTCGGCCGGCGCGACGAAGCCAGGTCCGAATTCCGCCGGGCGGCGGAGCTCACCACCAACGCGGGAGAGCGCGAGGTGATGCTGGCACGGGCCGCGGCACTGGACATCCCGGCCGGCTGA
- the dapE gene encoding succinyl-diaminopimelate desuccinylase yields MSDVLDLTCDLIRRASVTPDDAGCQSMIAARLTKAGFRVRHLRFGEVDNLWATHGEGGSTLAFLGHTDVVPTGPVDSWRFDPFGPTVVDGVLYGRGAADMKGSVAAMVVALESFVAAHPDHAGRVGLLLTSDEEGPTNLDGVRKVAEVFRAEGERIDWCVVGEPSSTTRLGDLVRVGRRGSLSGTLTVRGVQGHVAYPEKAKNPIHAFAPALAELALERWDEGNADFPPTSFQVSNLNAGTGATNVIPGALTALFNFRYSTASSAGDLRARAQAILDRHGLDYSLDWNLSGEPFLTPPGGRLREVVASVCRELAGVSPVESTGGGTSDGRFIAPLGAEVVELGPVNATIHKVDECVAVEDLERLLALYAGICERLFL; encoded by the coding sequence ATGAGCGACGTCTTAGACCTCACCTGCGATCTGATCCGCCGCGCTTCGGTCACGCCCGACGACGCCGGATGCCAGTCGATGATCGCCGCGCGGCTGACGAAGGCCGGCTTTCGCGTGCGCCACCTGCGCTTCGGCGAGGTCGACAACCTGTGGGCCACGCACGGCGAAGGCGGCTCCACGCTGGCCTTCCTCGGTCACACCGACGTGGTGCCGACGGGCCCGGTGGACTCGTGGCGCTTCGATCCGTTCGGGCCGACCGTGGTCGACGGCGTGCTGTACGGCCGCGGCGCGGCCGACATGAAGGGTTCGGTGGCGGCGATGGTGGTGGCGCTGGAGAGCTTCGTCGCCGCGCATCCGGACCACGCGGGGCGCGTCGGGTTGCTGCTGACCAGCGACGAGGAAGGCCCGACCAACCTCGACGGCGTGCGCAAGGTCGCCGAGGTGTTCCGTGCCGAGGGCGAGCGCATCGACTGGTGCGTGGTCGGCGAGCCCTCGTCGACCACGCGTCTCGGCGACCTGGTCCGCGTGGGTCGGCGTGGGTCGCTCAGCGGCACGCTCACCGTGCGCGGCGTGCAGGGCCACGTGGCGTATCCGGAGAAGGCGAAGAACCCGATCCACGCCTTCGCCCCCGCGCTGGCCGAACTGGCACTCGAGCGCTGGGACGAGGGCAACGCCGATTTCCCGCCGACCTCGTTCCAGGTGTCGAACCTCAATGCGGGCACCGGTGCCACCAATGTCATCCCGGGCGCGCTCACGGCGCTGTTCAACTTCCGCTACAGCACGGCCAGTAGCGCCGGGGACCTGAGGGCCCGGGCACAGGCCATCCTCGATCGCCACGGGCTGGATTACTCGCTGGACTGGAACCTCTCGGGCGAGCCGTTCCTCACCCCGCCGGGCGGACGCCTGCGCGAGGTGGTGGCGTCGGTGTGCCGCGAGCTGGCGGGCGTGTCGCCGGTGGAGAGCACCGGCGGCGGCACGTCGGACGGCCGCTTCATCGCCCCGCTGGGTGCCGAAGTGGTGGAGCTGGGGCCGGTGAATGCCACCATCCACAAGGTGGACGAGTGCGTGGCGGTCGAGGATTTGGAGCGATTGCTGGCCCTTTACGCGGGTATCTGCGAGCGATTGTTCCTCTGA
- a CDS encoding EAL domain-containing protein codes for MATRIRVVTDNNYPPFVFLDADGKPRGYEVDRWRLFEKHTGIHVDLEPMDWASAQRELLAGRADVIDMIFRTPARDALYDFSAPYATLPASIFVDRRIRGVVDVQSLRGFPVGVERGDACVERLHAAGITDLREFAGYSDMIQAATHGDMRILCMDEYPADFYLYRHDALDHFYKAFVLYTGQFHWAVRKGNGAMLARVEQGMAKIPPAELTALRHRWLEHPFVLSSYLEPVVIVASIILLALALLGFWVWVLRRAVAARTRAVLASRQQMQAVFDASPDAMWVKDLAGVYRECNSRVDELFRGGRQELIGKTDRELFTAAFADRVQAMDREVLRLGRQHTYTFGLEVNDGSERQLEVIKVPVPGPDGSAGGVLSVARDITLRLQAESQLRLWGKAFEHAAFGVKIYDVRTQRIIAVNPVFARERGYTPGELEGMPVDVLYPADLTDAQRAERRAAEQQDHSLLESEHVTRDGRRFPVLLDRSVVRDAEGRPQFAVVYAQDISERQRAESELRLAAVAFQTQEALMVTDASGTIQRINDAFCALTDYGSEDVLGKRPSILGTAHHDHDYYGRMWQQIREKGFWQGEQWIAGKDGVPRVVRMAVSSVHDVRNQVSHYVCTMTDLTNEREAMAQAERMTFFDPLTDLPNRRFLHGQIQHLLEEDRGGALMMIDLDHFKRVNDLRSHGTGDRLLWLVAMRLRPLLEEGCMLSRFSGDTFAVLMECPGEDGDRMQRAMACAERVRQSMLPSFQLDDDTRVTVTCSIGVTALEPGKGSPESVLREAELAMYAAKAAGRDQAVAFAPAMQADIERNEQLAAELKQAIDLDALELHLQVLVDRRGQPVGAEALLRWQRRNGEQVSPALFVPLAEERGLILPLGDWVLRKACAQLAAWTAHPRTRHLTLSVNVSARQFGHAGFVENVLTMLAEAGADPARLKLEITETAVLDDLAWAASKLASLRAQGVQASLDDFGTGYSSLAYLSRLPLDQLKIDRSFVSRLPDVAGDAMVAQTIIAMGHGLGMEVVAEGVETREQWTFLMEQECDVFQGYLFGRPMPPEQFEALLAELDMAN; via the coding sequence ATGGCCACGCGGATCCGCGTGGTGACCGACAACAACTATCCACCGTTCGTGTTCCTCGACGCCGACGGCAAGCCTCGCGGATATGAAGTCGACCGGTGGCGCCTGTTCGAGAAGCACACCGGCATCCACGTCGACCTGGAACCGATGGACTGGGCGTCCGCCCAGCGGGAATTGCTGGCCGGCAGGGCGGACGTGATCGACATGATCTTCCGCACGCCCGCCCGCGATGCGCTGTACGACTTCTCCGCACCGTATGCCACGCTGCCGGCGTCCATCTTCGTGGACCGCCGCATCCGCGGTGTGGTGGATGTGCAGTCCCTGCGCGGCTTTCCGGTCGGCGTCGAACGTGGCGATGCCTGCGTCGAGCGGCTGCATGCTGCGGGCATCACGGATCTGCGGGAGTTTGCCGGCTACAGCGACATGATCCAGGCGGCCACCCATGGCGATATGCGCATCCTGTGCATGGACGAGTACCCGGCCGACTTCTACCTGTATCGCCACGACGCGCTCGACCACTTCTACAAGGCTTTCGTGCTCTACACCGGGCAGTTCCACTGGGCGGTGCGCAAGGGTAATGGCGCGATGCTTGCCCGGGTGGAGCAGGGCATGGCGAAGATCCCGCCGGCCGAGCTGACCGCGCTGCGCCACCGTTGGCTCGAGCATCCGTTCGTGCTCAGCTCGTACCTGGAGCCCGTCGTGATCGTGGCTTCGATCATCCTGCTGGCGCTCGCCCTGCTGGGATTCTGGGTGTGGGTCCTGCGGCGTGCGGTGGCGGCGCGCACGCGTGCCGTGCTGGCCAGCCGGCAGCAGATGCAGGCCGTGTTCGATGCCAGCCCCGACGCGATGTGGGTCAAGGATCTCGCGGGGGTCTATCGCGAATGCAACAGTCGTGTGGACGAGCTGTTCCGCGGCGGGCGGCAGGAGTTGATCGGCAAGACCGATCGCGAGCTGTTCACCGCGGCGTTTGCCGACCGCGTACAGGCGATGGACCGCGAGGTGCTGCGGCTGGGGCGGCAACACACGTACACCTTCGGGCTGGAGGTGAACGATGGCAGCGAGCGCCAGCTCGAGGTGATCAAGGTGCCGGTGCCGGGGCCTGATGGTTCCGCCGGTGGCGTGCTGAGCGTAGCGCGCGACATCACCCTGCGACTGCAGGCGGAGTCCCAGCTGCGCCTGTGGGGCAAGGCGTTCGAGCATGCTGCGTTCGGGGTGAAGATCTACGATGTGCGCACACAGCGGATCATCGCGGTCAATCCCGTGTTCGCGCGGGAGCGGGGCTATACCCCCGGGGAACTGGAGGGGATGCCGGTCGACGTGCTGTATCCGGCCGACCTGACCGATGCGCAGCGCGCCGAGCGCCGGGCCGCCGAGCAGCAGGACCATTCGCTGCTGGAGAGCGAGCACGTGACCCGCGACGGACGGCGCTTCCCGGTGCTGCTGGATCGCTCCGTGGTGCGTGACGCGGAGGGCCGGCCGCAGTTCGCTGTGGTCTATGCGCAGGACATCAGCGAACGGCAACGGGCGGAGTCCGAACTGCGCCTCGCGGCCGTGGCCTTCCAGACCCAGGAGGCGCTGATGGTCACCGATGCCAGTGGCACGATCCAGCGGATCAACGACGCGTTCTGCGCCTTGACCGACTACGGGTCGGAGGATGTGCTGGGCAAGAGGCCCTCGATCCTCGGTACGGCGCATCACGACCACGACTATTACGGCCGCATGTGGCAGCAGATTCGCGAGAAGGGCTTCTGGCAGGGAGAGCAATGGATCGCGGGCAAGGATGGCGTGCCGCGGGTGGTGCGCATGGCGGTCTCATCGGTACACGACGTCCGAAACCAGGTGAGCCACTACGTCTGCACCATGACCGACCTCACCAACGAGCGTGAGGCCATGGCCCAGGCCGAACGCATGACCTTCTTCGATCCGCTCACCGACCTGCCGAACCGGCGCTTCCTGCACGGGCAGATCCAGCACCTGCTGGAGGAGGACCGGGGCGGCGCCCTGATGATGATCGACCTGGACCATTTCAAGCGCGTCAACGACCTGCGCAGCCACGGTACCGGCGACCGCCTGCTGTGGCTGGTCGCGATGCGTCTGCGCCCGCTGCTGGAGGAAGGCTGCATGCTGAGTCGATTCAGCGGCGACACCTTCGCGGTGCTGATGGAGTGCCCTGGCGAAGACGGCGATCGCATGCAGCGCGCCATGGCCTGCGCCGAGCGCGTGCGCCAGTCGATGCTCCCGTCGTTCCAGCTCGATGACGATACGCGGGTCACCGTGACCTGCAGCATCGGCGTCACTGCGCTGGAACCCGGCAAGGGCTCGCCGGAGTCGGTGCTCCGCGAGGCGGAACTGGCCATGTACGCCGCCAAGGCGGCGGGACGCGACCAGGCCGTGGCGTTTGCTCCGGCCATGCAGGCGGACATCGAGCGAAACGAGCAGTTGGCGGCCGAACTCAAGCAGGCGATCGATCTGGACGCGCTGGAGCTGCACCTGCAGGTGCTGGTGGACCGGCGCGGCCAGCCGGTGGGTGCCGAGGCATTGCTGCGCTGGCAGCGGCGCAATGGCGAGCAGGTATCGCCCGCGCTGTTCGTGCCGTTGGCCGAGGAGCGCGGGTTGATCCTGCCGCTGGGCGACTGGGTGCTGCGCAAGGCCTGTGCGCAACTGGCGGCCTGGACCGCTCATCCGCGCACGCGCCACCTGACGCTGTCGGTGAACGTGAGCGCCCGCCAGTTCGGTCATGCCGGCTTCGTCGAGAATGTGCTGACGATGCTCGCCGAGGCGGGCGCGGATCCGGCGCGGCTGAAGCTCGAGATCACCGAGACCGCGGTGCTCGACGACCTGGCATGGGCAGCCAGCAAGCTGGCCAGCCTGCGTGCGCAGGGCGTGCAGGCCTCGCTGGACGACTTCGGCACCGGCTACTCCTCGCTTGCCTATCTCTCGCGGCTGCCGCTGGACCAGCTGAAGATCGACCGGTCGTTCGTCAGCCGCCTGCCCGACGTGGCCGGTGACGCGATGGTCGCGCAGACGATCATCGCGATGGGCCACGGTCTGGGCATGGAGGTGGTGGCCGAGGGCGTGGAGACCAGGGAGCAGTGGACGTTCCTGATGGAACAGGAGTGCGATGTGTTCCAGGGGTACCTGTTTGGCCGGCCGATGCCGCCGGAACAGTTCGAGGCCCTGCTGGCCGAACTGGATATGGCGAACTGA